A window of the Brevinematales bacterium genome harbors these coding sequences:
- a CDS encoding FtsW/RodA/SpoVE family cell cycle protein — protein sequence MDRVIFFCVVGMILVGIIFVMSASFYAAKTYEVSPYYFFIRQLIWALPTMGVLIFFMMFDYTRLKDFVKPIVIITILLLIAVFIPGIGKYSGGARRWIDFRLFLFNPSELAKITVIIYLSYILAKKQSKLEDFTFGILPPLLLVAAIFFIILMQSGFPTAVLLLVVAMIMFFI from the coding sequence ATGGACCGCGTCATATTCTTCTGCGTGGTGGGGATGATTCTTGTCGGCATCATTTTCGTGATGAGCGCGAGTTTCTACGCCGCGAAGACCTACGAGGTGAGTCCGTACTACTTCTTTATCCGCCAGTTGATCTGGGCGTTGCCCACAATGGGCGTGCTGATATTCTTCATGATGTTCGACTATACCCGCCTGAAGGACTTCGTCAAACCGATCGTCATTATTACGATACTCCTTCTGATAGCGGTATTTATTCCAGGTATCGGGAAATACAGCGGCGGCGCGCGCCGTTGGATCGATTTCCGCCTGTTCCTGTTTAACCCGTCCGAACTCGCTAAAATAACGGTAATTATCTACCTTTCTTATATCCTCGCGAAGAAACAGTCCAAGCTCGAGGATTTCACCTTCGGCATACTTCCCCCGCTGCTGCTGGTAGCCGCCATATTCTTTATTATCCTCATGCAGTCGGGCTTCCCGACAGCGGTGCTTCTCCTTGTGGTCGCGATGATTATGTTCTTCATC